The proteins below come from a single Oenanthe melanoleuca isolate GR-GAL-2019-014 chromosome Z, OMel1.0, whole genome shotgun sequence genomic window:
- the LOC130265561 gene encoding uncharacterized protein LOC130265561 — MESLGKVPGCRSPAKLSTLFLCLYVLVALIHLSTGYHPYQPHIWTFRNVITGALIGQTETNTPAWTVRLSDIFTSDRSIKTSQVITVGTYWCPSNNPGKEYCIHPSYWFCGYWGCETIVTGNRWKPPKQDEFLNVTGWPSNCISRSTYQGRHPGNCTHLTITVLKTHDPSWAVGRLWSVYRREDSSIIRNPDRGTVIQISDPHHTNATLQ; from the exons ATGGAGAGTCTCGGGAAG GTTCCCGGTTGCAGATCACCAGCCAAGCTGTCGACTCTATTCCTGTGCCTCTATGTTCTGGTAGCACTGATCCACCTCAGCACCGGTTATCATCCCTATCAGCCCCACATCTGGACATTCCGGAACGTCATCACCGGCGCTCTAATAGGCCAAACCGAGACCAACACCCCAGCATGGACCGTCCGGCTGTCAGACATCTTCACAAGTGATCGGTCCATCAAAACCTCCCAAGTCATCACGGTAGGAACGTACTGGTGTCCAAGCAACAACCCTGGAAAAGAATACTGCATTCACCCAAGTTACTGGTTCTGTGGCTATTGGGGGTGCGAGACCATAGTAACTGGTAATCGGTGGAAGCCTCCCAAACAAGATGAGTTCCTAAATGTAACAGGTTGGCCCAGTAACTGCATCTCCCGGAGTACCTACCAAGGTAGACACCCCGGGAATTGCACACACCTTACCATCACAGTCCTAAAAACACATGATCCATCTTGGGCGGTGGGAAGATTGTGGTCAGTGTACCGGCGTGAAGACTCATCCATAATACGCAACCCGGATAGAGGCACTGTCATTCAGATATCAGATCCCCATCACACAAACGCCACATTGCAATAG